In a single window of the Zonotrichia albicollis isolate bZonAlb1 chromosome 23, bZonAlb1.hap1, whole genome shotgun sequence genome:
- the ARHGAP23 gene encoding rho GTPase-activating protein 23 isoform X4: protein MVQESAGVAARGSRRGLRGRCRPPPAPSPKRLWSVERSGRGWRLERPVGVDCSSPEPRCIWLSSLRRHAAAAEPPGPAPRAERCRRQPTPARRDGVSPNANAPPEGGSFPWVGPRTVALRKSPQGGFGFTLRHFIVYPPESAVHSAKEEENGNRAGPARSRLEPMDTIFVKNVREDGPAHQAGLRTGDRLVKVNGESIIGKTYSQVIALIQNSDDVLELSIMPKDEDILQLAYSQDAYLKGNEPYSGGAQSIPEPPPICYPRKTYPFQARGAEPAPGQPPDPRAPRSATTGPSSPLGARSDPGGSPAHRPEEPQPGGPAPRPVAPHGHPGSFSRPACPANAAPSVPDRYGMSPASASCYGVPKHLPEHRTHCGFKEGTGRPPRDVSGAQRVPGRQECQQALSRWFCSQEPRRSTSEERRHAMPRYRSVSHDRLGGSGPAAPRGWPHSASHDTLLQPSREAWAPRARSDHYLGRYGRSMEALEPGALLASHLDRSAWPPERLCRAAVAATAAAGQPIPPGSFAASSSSSSSSSREPVQKHPSQPNLPSADDSGYIGYRSYSPSFQRRTGLLHALSCRDPTFGGLPTFSIAQRAVAPLRDSVVSPASPPAAAPAMTSAPREPRPEGGRVSEQLEERREEVVLRQKPPTGRKVPAPLRQMNFVFSEGVKETDICDPAGAAGRGDRPGSERPGRRVAPLAAPEDSLASIPFIDEPTSPSIDLKAKHVPASSVVSSAMNSAPAMATSPASPTFAFALSRHYSQDCSSIKAGRRSSYLLAITTERSKSCDDGLNAFRDEGKILRRMPSRVPSLRMLRSFFTDGSLDSLGTSEDARSKRHSTSDLSDVPFSAVRKEGWLHCKQILTKKGKKVGGGIRQWKRVFAVLRTHSLYLCKDRREAVTCAPAPGEEEPPISIQACLVDISYSETKRKHVFRLTTADFCEYLFQAEDREDMLAWIKVIRENSKAEGEDPGFASQALISKKLNDYRKVSPAGAKPDSSPKGPRGLGIRAEFLKQTGTSAPRSPRQDAAVTKDESSSQKAPWGINIMKKNKKSAPRAFGVRLEDCQPAPDNKNVPLIVEACCKVVEDRGLEYMGIYRVPGNNAVVSSLQEQLNKGATEINLQDERWQDLNVISSLLKSFFRKLPEPLFTDDKYNDFIEANRIEDASERMRTLRKLIRDLPGHYYETLKFLVGHLKTIADHSEKNKMEPRNLALVFGPTLVRTSEDNMTDMVTHMPDRYKIVETLIQHSDWFFSDKEDKGEKTPVDEKEAQSVPNIEYLLPNIGRTAAPGDAAGSIRSGSAKPKGTWPSRKVPPHRELLAIPFVSAAARKRKKRREAEGVGSSTDDDAERRDSPGRQQEQEGPAVTPGKAPRGTSTEPAGAERECSAEPAGSGSEPAPDARSIVSGYSTLSTMDRSLCSEVHSVAGSRGEEADDERSELSHMETDTESREGARPRPGQAGLGTGDEDKSPPGRPSFNSHRLIQCDTLARRRLGRPRDAAAVAGGDEPGWAAPGRASQLRQHLRGSADDMGVRLRRAHSPETRRKKSSWRRHTVVVPGGLKDLNFNEWKEPRGLEGTPGPCRDKDSGLSSLESTKARPAAPAPAPPGTAGPGTATRSPPGSPGPPAPLRFPQCL, encoded by the exons ATGGTGCAGGAGAGCGCGGGGGTCGCGGCGCGGGGGTCgcggcgggggctgcgggggcgcTGccggccgcccccggcccccagCCCCAAGCGGCTGTGGAGCGTGGAGCGCTCCGGGAGGGGCTGGCGCCTGGAGCGGCCCGTGGGGGTGGACTGCAGCTCCCCCGAGCCCCGCTGCATCTGGCTGAGCAGCCTGCGCCGccacgccgccgccgccgagcCCCCCGGGCCCGCGCCGAGAGCCGAGCGGTGCCGCCGG CAGCCGACGCCGGCCCGGAGAGATGGTGTGTCCCCGAACGCCAACGCGCCCCCCGAGGGGGGGTCCTTCCCCTGGGTGGGGCCCAGGACGGTGGCGCTGCGCAAGAGCCCCCAGGGCGGCTTCGGCTTCACCCTGCGCCACTTCATCGTGTATCCTCCGGAGTCGGCCGTGCACTCGGCCAAG gaggaggagaatggGAACCGAGCAG GTCCCGCCCGGAGCCGCCTGGAGCCCATGGACACGATCTTCGTGAAGAACGTGCGGGAGGACGGGCCGGCGCACCAGGCGGGGCTGCGCACGG GTGACCGGCTGGTCAAGGTGAACGGGGAGAGCATCATCGGGAAAACCTACTCGCAGGTGATCGCCCTGATCCAGAACAG TGATGATGTGCTGGAGCTCTCCATCATGCCCAAGGACGAGGACATCCTCCAGCTG GCCTATTCCCAGGATGCCTACCTGAAGGGCAACGAGCCGTACTCCGGGGGGGCTCAGAGCATCCCCGAGCCCCCTCCCATCTGCTACCCACGGAAAACGTACCCCTTCCAGGCCCGGGGTGCCGAGCCCGCCCCGGGCCAGCCGCCGgacccccgcgccccccgctcGGCCACCACCGGTCCCTCGTCCCCGCTGGGCGCCCGCAGCGACCCCGGCGGCAGCCCCGCGCACCGCCCCGAGGAGCCGCAGCCCGGGGGTCCTGCCCCGCGCCCCGTAGCACCCCACGGGCACCCCGGCTCCTTCTCCCGCCCCGCCTGCCCCGCCAACGCCGCACCCTCCGTGCCCGACCGCTACGGGATGTCCCCCGCCAGCGCCTCCTGCTATGGCGTCCCCAAGCACCTCCCGGAGCACCGGACTCACTGCGGCTTCAAGGAGGGCACCGGGCGGCCGCCCCGGGATGTGTCGGGTGCCCAGCGTGTGCCCGGCCGCCAGGAGTGCCAGCAGGCGCTGTCGCGCTGGTTCTGCAGCCAGGAGCCGCGGCGCAGCACCTCGGAGGAGCGGCGGCACGCCATGCCCCGCTACCGCAGCGTGTCCCATGACCGCCTGGGCGGCTCCGGGCCCGCGGCCCCGCGGGGCTGGCCCCACAGCGCCTCGCATGacaccctgctgcagcccagccgtGAGGCCTGGGCCCCCCGCGCCCGCTCCGACCACTACCTGGGCAGGTACGGGCGCTCCATGGAGGCGCTGGAGCCCGGCGCCCTGCTGGCCTCGCACCTCGACCGCTCCGCGTGGCCGCCCGAGAGGCTCTGCCGGGCCGCTGTCGCTgccaccgccgccgccgggcaGCCCATCCCGCCCGGCTCCTTcgctgcttcctcctcctcctcctcctcctcatcgcGGGAGCCGGTGCAGAAGCACCCGTCGCAGCCCAACCTGCCGAGCGCGGATGACTCGGGCTACATCGGCTACCGCAGCTACAGCCCTTCCTTCCAGCGGCGCACGGGGCTGCTGCACGCCCTGTCCTGCCGCGACCCCACCTTCGGGGGGCTGCCCACCTTCAGCATCGCGCAGCGGGCCgtggccccgctcagggacagCGTagtcagccctgccagccccccaGCAGCCGCTCCGGCCATGACCAGCGCGCCCCGGGAGCCGCGGCCGGAGGGCGGCCGCGTGTCCGAGCAGCTGGAGGAGCGCCGGGAGGAGGTGGTgctgcggcagaagccgcccaCGGGCCGCAAGGTGCCCGCGCCGCTGCGGCAGATGAACTTTGTGTTCTCCGAGGGGGTGAAGGAGACGGACATTTGTgaccccgccggggccgcgggcagaggggacaggccGGGCAGTGagcggccgggccggcgagTGGCTCCCCTGGCGGCCCCCGAGGACTCGCTGGCATCCATCCCCTTCATCG ACGAACCCACCAGCCCCAGCATCGACCTGAAGGCCAAGCATGTCCCGGCCTCCTCGGTGGTGTCCAGCGCCATGAACTCGGCGCCCGCCATGGCCACCAGCCCCGCGTCGCCCACCTTCGCCTTTGCCCTGTCCCGGCACTACTCCCAGGACTGCA GCAGCATCAAGGCCGGCCGCCGCTCCTCCTACCTGCTGGCCATCACCACCGAGCGCTCCAAGTCCTGCGACGACGGTCTGAACGCATTTCGGGACGAGGGGAAGATCCTAAG GAGGATGCCCAGCCGGGTCCCCAGCCTCCGCATGCTGAGGAGCTTCTTCACCGATGGG TCTCTGGACAGCCTGGGCACGTCGGAAGATGCCCGTTCCAAAAGACACTCGACCTCCGACCTCTCGGACGTGCCGTTCAGCGCCGTGAGGAAGGAGGGTTGGCTCCACTGCAAGCAGATCCTCACCAAAAAGGGGAAG AAGGTCGGGGGAGGCATCCGGCAGTGGAAGCGCGTCTTCGCCGTGCTGCGCACCCACTCGCTGTACCTGTGCAAGGACAGGCGGGAGGCGGTGACCTGCGCCCCGGCCCCAGGTGAGGAGGAGCCGCCGATCAGCATCCAAGCGTGCCTGGTGGACATCTCCTACAGCGAGACCAAGAGGAAGCACGTCTTCCGCCTGACGACCGCTGACTTCTGTGAATATCTCTTTCAGGCAGAGGATCGGGAAGACATGCTGGCCTGGATCAAAGTCATCAGGGAGAACAGCAAGGCTGAGGGCGAG GACCCCGGTTTTGCCAGCCAAGCCCTTATCAGCAAGAAGTTAAACGACTACCGGAAAGTGAG ccctgcggGCGCCAAGCCCGACTCGTCGCCCAAGGGCCCTCGTGGGCTGGGGATCCGAGCCGAGTTCCTGAAGCAGACGGGAACCAGCGCGCCCCGGTCCCCCCGGCAGGATGCCGCTGTCACGAAAG ATGAAAGCAGCTCCCAAAAAGCCCCGTGGGGCATCAACATCATGAAGAAGAACAAGAAATCTGCCCCGCGTGCCTTTGGCGTGAGGCTGGAGGATTGTCAGCCTGCCCCGGACAACAAG aacGTGCCCCTGATCGTGGAAGCGTGCTGCAAGGTGGTGGAGGACCGGGGGCTGgagtacatgggcatctaccgCGTGCCCGGCAACAACGCGGTGGTGTccagcctgcaggagcagctcaacaAGGGAGCCACCGAGATCAACCTGCAGGACGAg CGGTGGCAGGACCTGAACGTCATCAGCAGCCTCCTGAAATCCTTCTTCCGAAAGCTGCCTGAGCCCCTCTTCACCGATG ATAAATACAATGACTTTATCGAAGCCAACCGGATCGAAGATGCCAGCGAGAGGATGAGGACGCTGCGGAAGCTG ATCCGGGACCTGCCGGGCCACTACTATGAGACACTCAAATTCCTGGTGGGTCACCTGAAGACCATCGCTGACCACTCGGAGAAGAACAAG atggagccccgGAACCTGGCGCTGGTGTTCGGCCCCACGCTGGTGCGAACATCCGAGGACAACATGACCGACATGGTGACACACATGCCTGACCGCTATAAGATCGTGGAGACCCTCATCCAGCAC TCAGACTGGTTCTTCAGTGACAAGGAGGACAAGGGTGAGAAG ACCCCCGTGGATGAGAAGGAGGCTCAGTCTGTGCCCAACATCGAGTACCTGCTGCCCAACATCGGCAGGACGGCAGCACCCGGTGATGCCGCAG gctCCATCCGCAGCGGCTCCGCCAAACCGAAG GGCACGTGGCCGTCGCGCAAAGTGCCGCCGCACCGGGAGCTCCTCGCCATCCCCTTCGTCTCGGCCGCCGCCCgcaagaggaagaagaggagagaGGCCGAAGGCGTTGGGAGCAGCACCGACGACGACGCGGAGCGCAGGGACAGCCCGGGccggcagcaggagcaggagggccCCGCGGTGACACCGGGCAAAGCGCCCCGCGGCACCAGCACCGAGCCGGCCGGGGCGGAGCGGGAATGCTCCGCCGAGCCCGCGGGCAGCGGCTCTGAGCCCGCGCCGGACGCCCGCTCCATCGTGTCCGGCTACTCCACGCTGTCCACCATGGACCGCAGCCTGTGCTCCGAGGTGCACTCGGTGGCCGGGAGCCGCGGGGAGGAGGCGGATGACGAGCGCAGCGAGCTCAGCCACATGGAGACGGACACGGAGAGCCGCGAGGGAGCGCGGCCGCggccgggccaggccgggctggggacGGGCGACGAGGACAAGTCGCCCCCGGGCCGCCCGTCCTTCAACTCGCACCGCCTGATCCAGTGCGACACGCTGGCCCGCAGGAGGCTGGGCAGGCCGCGGGACGCCGCGGCGGTGGCCGGCGGTGACGAGCCGGGCTGGGCGGCCCCCGGGCGGGCGTCGCAGCTCCGGCAGCACCTGCGGGGCTCCGCCGATGACATGGGGGTGCGGCTGCGCCGGGCGCACTCCCCCGAGACCCGCCGCAAGAAGAGCAGCTGGCGCCGGCACACGGTGGTGGTGCCCGGCGGCCTCAAGGACCTCAACTTCAACGAGTGGAAGGAGCCGCGGGGACTCGAGGGGACGCCGGGACCCTGTCGCGACAAGGACTCggggctcagcagcctggaGTCCACCAAAGCCCGGCCTGCGgctccggccccggccccgcctggcactgctggcccgGGCACGGCCACCAGGAGCCccccgggcagccccggccccccgGCGCCCCTGCGCTTCCCGCAGTGTCTGTGA
- the ARHGAP23 gene encoding rho GTPase-activating protein 23 isoform X9: MEQPTPARRDGVSPNANAPPEGGSFPWVGPRTVALRKSPQGGFGFTLRHFIVYPPESAVHSAKEEENGNRAGPARSRLEPMDTIFVKNVREDGPAHQAGLRTGDRLVKVNGESIIGKTYSQVIALIQNSDDVLELSIMPKDEDILQLAYSQDAYLKGNEPYSGGAQSIPEPPPICYPRKTYPFQARGAEPAPGQPPDPRAPRSATTGPSSPLGARSDPGGSPAHRPEEPQPGGPAPRPVAPHGHPGSFSRPACPANAAPSVPDRYGMSPASASCYGVPKHLPEHRTHCGFKEGTGRPPRDVSGAQRVPGRQECQQALSRWFCSQEPRRSTSEERRHAMPRYRSVSHDRLGGSGPAAPRGWPHSASHDTLLQPSREAWAPRARSDHYLGRYGRSMEALEPGALLASHLDRSAWPPERLCRAAVAATAAAGQPIPPGSFAASSSSSSSSSREPVQKHPSQPNLPSADDSGYIGYRSYSPSFQRRTGLLHALSCRDPTFGGLPTFSIAQRAVAPLRDSVVSPASPPAAAPAMTSAPREPRPEGGRVSEQLEERREEVVLRQKPPTGRKVPAPLRQMNFVFSEGVKETDICDPAGAAGRGDRPGSERPGRRVAPLAAPEDSLASIPFIDEPTSPSIDLKAKHVPASSVVSSAMNSAPAMATSPASPTFAFALSRHYSQDCSSIKAGRRSSYLLAITTERSKSCDDGLNAFRDEGKILRRMPSRVPSLRMLRSFFTDGSLDSLGTSEDARSKRHSTSDLSDVPFSAVRKEGWLHCKQILTKKGKKVGGGIRQWKRVFAVLRTHSLYLCKDRREAVTCAPAPGEEEPPISIQACLVDISYSETKRKHVFRLTTADFCEYLFQAEDREDMLAWIKVIRENSKAEGEDPGFASQALISKKLNDYRKVSPAGAKPDSSPKGPRGLGIRAEFLKQTGTSAPRSPRQDAAVTKDESSSQKAPWGINIMKKNKKSAPRAFGVRLEDCQPAPDNKNVPLIVEACCKVVEDRGLEYMGIYRVPGNNAVVSSLQEQLNKGATEINLQDERWQDLNVISSLLKSFFRKLPEPLFTDDKYNDFIEANRIEDASERMRTLRKLIRDLPGHYYETLKFLVGHLKTIADHSEKNKMEPRNLALVFGPTLVRTSEDNMTDMVTHMPDRYKIVETLIQHSDWFFSDKEDKGEKTPVDEKEAQSVPNIEYLLPNIGRTAAPGDAAGSIRSGSAKPKGTWPSRKVPPHRELLAIPFVSAAARKRKKRREAEGVGSSTDDDAERRDSPGRQQEQEGPAVTPGKAPRGTSTEPAGAERECSAEPAGSGSEPAPDARSIVSGYSTLSTMDRSLCSEVHSVAGSRGEEADDERSELSHMETDTESREGARPRPGQAGLGTGDEDKSPPGRPSFNSHRLIQCDTLARRRLGRPRDAAAVAGGDEPGWAAPGRASQLRQHLRGSADDMGVRLRRAHSPETRRKKSSWRRHTVVVPGGLKDLNFNEWKEPRGLEGTPGPCRDKDSGLSSLESTKARPAAPAPAPPGTAGPGTATRSPPGSPGPPAPLRFPQCL, from the exons CCGACGCCGGCCCGGAGAGATGGTGTGTCCCCGAACGCCAACGCGCCCCCCGAGGGGGGGTCCTTCCCCTGGGTGGGGCCCAGGACGGTGGCGCTGCGCAAGAGCCCCCAGGGCGGCTTCGGCTTCACCCTGCGCCACTTCATCGTGTATCCTCCGGAGTCGGCCGTGCACTCGGCCAAG gaggaggagaatggGAACCGAGCAG GTCCCGCCCGGAGCCGCCTGGAGCCCATGGACACGATCTTCGTGAAGAACGTGCGGGAGGACGGGCCGGCGCACCAGGCGGGGCTGCGCACGG GTGACCGGCTGGTCAAGGTGAACGGGGAGAGCATCATCGGGAAAACCTACTCGCAGGTGATCGCCCTGATCCAGAACAG TGATGATGTGCTGGAGCTCTCCATCATGCCCAAGGACGAGGACATCCTCCAGCTG GCCTATTCCCAGGATGCCTACCTGAAGGGCAACGAGCCGTACTCCGGGGGGGCTCAGAGCATCCCCGAGCCCCCTCCCATCTGCTACCCACGGAAAACGTACCCCTTCCAGGCCCGGGGTGCCGAGCCCGCCCCGGGCCAGCCGCCGgacccccgcgccccccgctcGGCCACCACCGGTCCCTCGTCCCCGCTGGGCGCCCGCAGCGACCCCGGCGGCAGCCCCGCGCACCGCCCCGAGGAGCCGCAGCCCGGGGGTCCTGCCCCGCGCCCCGTAGCACCCCACGGGCACCCCGGCTCCTTCTCCCGCCCCGCCTGCCCCGCCAACGCCGCACCCTCCGTGCCCGACCGCTACGGGATGTCCCCCGCCAGCGCCTCCTGCTATGGCGTCCCCAAGCACCTCCCGGAGCACCGGACTCACTGCGGCTTCAAGGAGGGCACCGGGCGGCCGCCCCGGGATGTGTCGGGTGCCCAGCGTGTGCCCGGCCGCCAGGAGTGCCAGCAGGCGCTGTCGCGCTGGTTCTGCAGCCAGGAGCCGCGGCGCAGCACCTCGGAGGAGCGGCGGCACGCCATGCCCCGCTACCGCAGCGTGTCCCATGACCGCCTGGGCGGCTCCGGGCCCGCGGCCCCGCGGGGCTGGCCCCACAGCGCCTCGCATGacaccctgctgcagcccagccgtGAGGCCTGGGCCCCCCGCGCCCGCTCCGACCACTACCTGGGCAGGTACGGGCGCTCCATGGAGGCGCTGGAGCCCGGCGCCCTGCTGGCCTCGCACCTCGACCGCTCCGCGTGGCCGCCCGAGAGGCTCTGCCGGGCCGCTGTCGCTgccaccgccgccgccgggcaGCCCATCCCGCCCGGCTCCTTcgctgcttcctcctcctcctcctcctcctcatcgcGGGAGCCGGTGCAGAAGCACCCGTCGCAGCCCAACCTGCCGAGCGCGGATGACTCGGGCTACATCGGCTACCGCAGCTACAGCCCTTCCTTCCAGCGGCGCACGGGGCTGCTGCACGCCCTGTCCTGCCGCGACCCCACCTTCGGGGGGCTGCCCACCTTCAGCATCGCGCAGCGGGCCgtggccccgctcagggacagCGTagtcagccctgccagccccccaGCAGCCGCTCCGGCCATGACCAGCGCGCCCCGGGAGCCGCGGCCGGAGGGCGGCCGCGTGTCCGAGCAGCTGGAGGAGCGCCGGGAGGAGGTGGTgctgcggcagaagccgcccaCGGGCCGCAAGGTGCCCGCGCCGCTGCGGCAGATGAACTTTGTGTTCTCCGAGGGGGTGAAGGAGACGGACATTTGTgaccccgccggggccgcgggcagaggggacaggccGGGCAGTGagcggccgggccggcgagTGGCTCCCCTGGCGGCCCCCGAGGACTCGCTGGCATCCATCCCCTTCATCG ACGAACCCACCAGCCCCAGCATCGACCTGAAGGCCAAGCATGTCCCGGCCTCCTCGGTGGTGTCCAGCGCCATGAACTCGGCGCCCGCCATGGCCACCAGCCCCGCGTCGCCCACCTTCGCCTTTGCCCTGTCCCGGCACTACTCCCAGGACTGCA GCAGCATCAAGGCCGGCCGCCGCTCCTCCTACCTGCTGGCCATCACCACCGAGCGCTCCAAGTCCTGCGACGACGGTCTGAACGCATTTCGGGACGAGGGGAAGATCCTAAG GAGGATGCCCAGCCGGGTCCCCAGCCTCCGCATGCTGAGGAGCTTCTTCACCGATGGG TCTCTGGACAGCCTGGGCACGTCGGAAGATGCCCGTTCCAAAAGACACTCGACCTCCGACCTCTCGGACGTGCCGTTCAGCGCCGTGAGGAAGGAGGGTTGGCTCCACTGCAAGCAGATCCTCACCAAAAAGGGGAAG AAGGTCGGGGGAGGCATCCGGCAGTGGAAGCGCGTCTTCGCCGTGCTGCGCACCCACTCGCTGTACCTGTGCAAGGACAGGCGGGAGGCGGTGACCTGCGCCCCGGCCCCAGGTGAGGAGGAGCCGCCGATCAGCATCCAAGCGTGCCTGGTGGACATCTCCTACAGCGAGACCAAGAGGAAGCACGTCTTCCGCCTGACGACCGCTGACTTCTGTGAATATCTCTTTCAGGCAGAGGATCGGGAAGACATGCTGGCCTGGATCAAAGTCATCAGGGAGAACAGCAAGGCTGAGGGCGAG GACCCCGGTTTTGCCAGCCAAGCCCTTATCAGCAAGAAGTTAAACGACTACCGGAAAGTGAG ccctgcggGCGCCAAGCCCGACTCGTCGCCCAAGGGCCCTCGTGGGCTGGGGATCCGAGCCGAGTTCCTGAAGCAGACGGGAACCAGCGCGCCCCGGTCCCCCCGGCAGGATGCCGCTGTCACGAAAG ATGAAAGCAGCTCCCAAAAAGCCCCGTGGGGCATCAACATCATGAAGAAGAACAAGAAATCTGCCCCGCGTGCCTTTGGCGTGAGGCTGGAGGATTGTCAGCCTGCCCCGGACAACAAG aacGTGCCCCTGATCGTGGAAGCGTGCTGCAAGGTGGTGGAGGACCGGGGGCTGgagtacatgggcatctaccgCGTGCCCGGCAACAACGCGGTGGTGTccagcctgcaggagcagctcaacaAGGGAGCCACCGAGATCAACCTGCAGGACGAg CGGTGGCAGGACCTGAACGTCATCAGCAGCCTCCTGAAATCCTTCTTCCGAAAGCTGCCTGAGCCCCTCTTCACCGATG ATAAATACAATGACTTTATCGAAGCCAACCGGATCGAAGATGCCAGCGAGAGGATGAGGACGCTGCGGAAGCTG ATCCGGGACCTGCCGGGCCACTACTATGAGACACTCAAATTCCTGGTGGGTCACCTGAAGACCATCGCTGACCACTCGGAGAAGAACAAG atggagccccgGAACCTGGCGCTGGTGTTCGGCCCCACGCTGGTGCGAACATCCGAGGACAACATGACCGACATGGTGACACACATGCCTGACCGCTATAAGATCGTGGAGACCCTCATCCAGCAC TCAGACTGGTTCTTCAGTGACAAGGAGGACAAGGGTGAGAAG ACCCCCGTGGATGAGAAGGAGGCTCAGTCTGTGCCCAACATCGAGTACCTGCTGCCCAACATCGGCAGGACGGCAGCACCCGGTGATGCCGCAG gctCCATCCGCAGCGGCTCCGCCAAACCGAAG GGCACGTGGCCGTCGCGCAAAGTGCCGCCGCACCGGGAGCTCCTCGCCATCCCCTTCGTCTCGGCCGCCGCCCgcaagaggaagaagaggagagaGGCCGAAGGCGTTGGGAGCAGCACCGACGACGACGCGGAGCGCAGGGACAGCCCGGGccggcagcaggagcaggagggccCCGCGGTGACACCGGGCAAAGCGCCCCGCGGCACCAGCACCGAGCCGGCCGGGGCGGAGCGGGAATGCTCCGCCGAGCCCGCGGGCAGCGGCTCTGAGCCCGCGCCGGACGCCCGCTCCATCGTGTCCGGCTACTCCACGCTGTCCACCATGGACCGCAGCCTGTGCTCCGAGGTGCACTCGGTGGCCGGGAGCCGCGGGGAGGAGGCGGATGACGAGCGCAGCGAGCTCAGCCACATGGAGACGGACACGGAGAGCCGCGAGGGAGCGCGGCCGCggccgggccaggccgggctggggacGGGCGACGAGGACAAGTCGCCCCCGGGCCGCCCGTCCTTCAACTCGCACCGCCTGATCCAGTGCGACACGCTGGCCCGCAGGAGGCTGGGCAGGCCGCGGGACGCCGCGGCGGTGGCCGGCGGTGACGAGCCGGGCTGGGCGGCCCCCGGGCGGGCGTCGCAGCTCCGGCAGCACCTGCGGGGCTCCGCCGATGACATGGGGGTGCGGCTGCGCCGGGCGCACTCCCCCGAGACCCGCCGCAAGAAGAGCAGCTGGCGCCGGCACACGGTGGTGGTGCCCGGCGGCCTCAAGGACCTCAACTTCAACGAGTGGAAGGAGCCGCGGGGACTCGAGGGGACGCCGGGACCCTGTCGCGACAAGGACTCggggctcagcagcctggaGTCCACCAAAGCCCGGCCTGCGgctccggccccggccccgcctggcactgctggcccgGGCACGGCCACCAGGAGCCccccgggcagccccggccccccgGCGCCCCTGCGCTTCCCGCAGTGTCTGTGA